Proteins encoded within one genomic window of Macrobrachium nipponense isolate FS-2020 chromosome 9, ASM1510439v2, whole genome shotgun sequence:
- the LOC135218149 gene encoding uncharacterized protein LOC135218149, whose amino-acid sequence MARKLQIKDSENGTENRSKSNDAEIGTGNCSKSNDAETGTGNCSKSNDAENGTGNCSKSNDAEIGTGNCSKSNDSWQETQRLAGSKSMTQRMAPETVVPNQMTQRDCTGNCCVGAKSHDAENGTGNCIPNQGNDAQTGTGNCFKSNDSESGTRNCSKSNDAEIGTRNCSKSNDSETGTGNCSKSNDAQIDTRNCSKSNDTEIDTRNCSKSNDAEIDTGNCSKSNDAEIGTGNCSKSNDAEIDARNCSRSNDAQIGTGNCYKSIEIKIGTGNCCKPNDAETDTRNCFKSNDADIGTGNFQIK is encoded by the coding sequence ATGGCACGGAAACTTCAAATCAAAGACTCAGAGAATGGCACGGAAAATCGTTCCAAATCAAATGACGCAGAGATTGGCACCGGAAACTGTTCCAAATCAAATGACGCAGAGACTGGCACCGGAAACTGTTCCAAATCAAATGACGCAGAGAATGGCACCGGAAACTGTTCCAAATCAAATGACGCAGAGATTGGCACCGGAAACTGTTCCAAATCAAATGACAGCTGGCAGGAAACGCAACGACTGGCCGGTTCCAAATCAATGACGCAGAGAATGGCACCGGAAACTGTTGTTCCAAATCAAATGACTCAAAGAGACTGCACCGGAAACTGTTGTGTTGGCGCCAAATCACATGACGCAGAGAATGGCACCGGAAACTGTATTCCAAATCAAGGAAATGACGCACAGACTGGCACCGGAAATTGTTTCAAATCAAATGACTCAGAGAGTGGCACCAGAAACTGTTCCAAATCAAATGACGCAGAGATTGGCACCAGAAACTGTTCCAAATCAAATGACTCAGAGACTGGCACCGGAAACTGTTCCAAATCAAATGACGCACAGATCGACACCAGAAACTGTTCCAAATCAAATGACACAGAGATTGACACCAGAAACTGTTCCAAATCAAATGACGCAGAGATTGACACCGGAAACTGTTCCAAATCAAATGACGCAGAGATTGGCACCGGAAACTGTTCCAAATCAAATGACGCAGAGATCGACGCCAGAAACTGTTCCAGATCAAATGACGCACAAATTGGCACCGGAAACTGTTACAAATCAATTGAAATAAAGATTGGCACCGGAAACTGTTGCAAACCAAATGACGCAGAGACTGACACCAGAAATTGTTTCAAATCAAATGACGCAGATATTGGTACTGGAAACTTCCAAATCAAATGA